DNA from Dasypus novemcinctus isolate mDasNov1 chromosome 19, mDasNov1.1.hap2, whole genome shotgun sequence:
ccccaccgcccccacagcaacactctgtcccatcatcatgacacatccattgcatttggtaagtatatctctgggcatcgctgcacctcatggtcagtggtccacatcatagcccacactctcccacgttccatccagtgggccctgggaggatctacaatgtccaataattgtccctgaagcaccacccaggacaactccaagtcccgaaaactcctccgcatctcatctcttcctcccattccccgcacccagcagccaccatggccacatttcccacaccaatgccacattttctctgtggaccttggcttggttgtgtccattgcacatctatgtcaagaggaggcttagattccgcatggatactggatgcaatcctcctgctttcagttgtaggcactctaggctccatggtgtggtggttgcccttcttcaactccatgttagctgagtggggtaagtccaataaatcactgtaggagctgaagtctgttgaggctcagggcctggctatcatattgtcagtccagagatctttgatccattttgagttagtttttgtatatggtgtgaggtaatgGATATATAAttgtcccagcactatttgttgaagaaactgttctttcACCATCGAATGGTCTTGGTAtcctttttgaaaaatcaattgatcatagaTGTGGCTTTATTGTGGACTCTCAATACTATTCCACCGGTCTAGATGTCTATCCTTATGGCAGTGCCACTCTGCCTTGTTGCTTTttattaagttttgaaattgagaagCTTGAGAcctcctccagctttgttctttttcaaaactgTTTGGGCAATAGTGGTTTCTTTGcatttctgtgtatattttaagTTCAGCTGGTCcatttctggggggaaaaaaggaggtgggaattaaaaaaaaaactttatttaaggaggtaccggagattgaacccaggacctcatacaaataaggcaggtgctcaaccactgagctaaaccttCTCCCCAGGAAATGGGGAATTTTGGTAGGGATAGCACTGAATCCGTAGATTGTTTTAGAtaatattgccatcttaacaacatcaaatctttcaatccatgaaaactgaatatctttccatttatttaagtctttcttaatttcttttgttttcaatatACAAGCCTTGTACTGCCATTTAAAATTTACTCCAAGGTACTTTATTCTTTCTAATGCTAATATAATTGgaattcttttcttaatttcattttcagatcaCTCATTGTTAAGGTATAAAAATACACCTGATTTTTTTGCATATCGACCTTATATCttgcaaccttgctgaacttgtttattatgTATAATAGCTTTTCGTGCAAGTGTGTGGATTCTTTAGGAGTCAGTTTCATCTCCTTTTGtgatcagaaaataaaattaggtgTGATAATAATGATGATGTCTATaactatgatgatgatgatgatgaggatgAGGATGATGACGTGTGCCAAGCAGTGCCAAGACCtcccaagaagaaatcaagattCTTACTCAAGGGACCCCAAAGAGCTCTGAGTTGGAGACACAATCTCCTGGTCAAGTTCAAAggctcttcctttcctttctcatatAACATTTCATAGGAAGGTGGTTGCTATGGTGATAGGAGACTGGGGGAGGATCACAAAGGATGCTGCAAAGTGGATGACCCCTTATACAGACACTGTCCAGGGCTGGAACTGGCCCGTCCCCTCCCACAGTGCCTGGCTTCTCGAGGACATCAAGTGTCCCAAGttcccaagaaaaaaaaaaataataaaataaaataaaataacaacaaaaaaacaagtgtCCCAAGTTCTTCATGCCAAACTGCTTTCTGCTTTTATTGCCTCCTTGGGGAGCACAGAGTACCCAAGGCTAATGAGGAGGGTGGGGCTGGGACTGGGGTGACCACAAACAAAGCAGCCCAAAGCAGCTGTCATTCCTCTTCCAACACTGAGCGGATAATCTGTAAATAGTTCAGAAGGTGCTGAGACCCAGGCCAGGATGCCTGGGTTTGACTCCTGGTTTCACTTCTAATGGGCTGCGTgaccttgagcctcagttttctcactgtGCATCTCACTGCACATTCTCACTCTTTATGGGGTTACTGAGATGGTTGGAAGAGGCCAATAACGTACCTCGCCCGCCGCCAGGCACACGGTAAATGATCAATAGCACCGGCCCTTATGGCTATCATTGTTATAATCGTCACCAGGTCACCCGGGCAGGCACCCTCAGCTCCAGAACGAGGCCGCCGCTCGCCAGCCCGTCCTCTCTGGCTCCTTCCGCCCTGGTCTGTGGCTGCCCCGCCCGGCCCTCTCCTTGGGTCTCCTCCAAGTGCTGAGTCATGCCGCTGGCTCTGCCCTTTGGCAGCACCCCCACTGCGACCCAACCACTGGGGGCTGATGGGCACGGGGTGGGGTGAGGCACATGGCTCCAGAGTTAGCGCAGGCTGCAGTCCTGGCGCCAGCCAGGCTCTGTGTCCCTGGGCCTCGCTTTCCTCCCTTACAAAACGGGAATGACCTTATTGATTTTGCAGAGCTGCCATGAAGGCTAAACAAGGTGGAGTAGAAAGGTCTATGACGGGCGCTCGGTGCATTGCATCCTCATTTGCaaccttcctttttttaaaaaagatttatttatttatttctccctcctcctgccccccatcatctgctctttgtgttcattcgctgtatgttcttctgtgtctgcttgtattctcatttggaAGTTTCCGGAAAACgctcctgggatcttccagagtgagaggcgatcactctcttgtgccacctcagctctctggactgctgtgtctcttattgtctctcctctgtgtctctttttgttgcatcatctggctgcgtcagctctccgtgtgggctgacactcctgcgcaggccagctcaccacacgggccagctcgccttcaccaggaggccctcgtatcgaaccctgggcctcctatatggtagatgggagcccaattgcttgagccacatctgcttccctgcaagcCTTTCTTGAGGGTTTGGAGCTAGCCCTGGCCTAGCTGCTGGGTGAGTAGGTGACAGACATGAGCCACCTGTGCAGCCCTAGCCCTGTCCGGGGCCGGGTCGGGTGGGGCCCAGGGAGGCCTCCTTTAGGAGGGCTCTAGCGGCCTTGAGGTCGGGGAGGGAGTCCTAAGCTGAGGGCACAGCCTGAGCAAAGGCAGGGAGGTGGGAAGGAGTTGGTGGAATTTCAGGCAGGTGGGGGAAGCTAGAACGAGGGTGCAGTGGCCAGGACGTGGAGGGGCTCGTGAGCCACCAACGAGACTGACTGTACCCAGAGGGAAATGGGGAGCCAGAGAAGGGCTTATACAGGGAGTGACATGATCAGATGTTCATTTCAGATTTTACCAGCTACTCTCTGGAGACAGGAGTCGAGGCGGTAGGAAAGGACACAGGGAGACCTGAGGACCCCTTCCAATAATCCAAGCAAGAGATGATGGAGGTTGCAACGAGAGTGGTGGCAACGGCGAGAAGAAAccgcagacacagcaagcagccCACCACGTGGCATGGTCAGGATTTGAACTGAGCTCACACCACGCTGCATCTGCTGCTCCGTCTGCCTCTCCACACTGTCCCACCAACAGCTTGGGCCTGGGCCAGCTTGGCTTCTCAACCTCGGCACCCACCCAGGAAGTGGGTGTTCAGTGAGCCTCTAGGCTCCTACAGGTGCACAGAGGCGCAGCTGGTCCAACACTGCCCTCTGGTGGCCGAAGGTGGAAGTCATCATGGTGGCTACCGAGTCAACACTGCCCTCTGGTGGCCGAGGGTGAAGATCATCATGGTGGCCACCAAGTCAACACTGCCCTCTGGTGGCTGAGAGTGGAGGTCATCATGGTGGCCTCTGAGTCAACACTGCCCTCTGGTGGCTGAGGGTGGAGGTCATCATGGTGGTCACCGAGTCTGGGCTCACGCCCAGGAGTCCAGGACTTTCTCCTCCAACCCGCCCATCGAGTGTGCTCGTTAAGTTCCTGCACTGTCTGGACAGACAGACCCAAGTTCACGTCTCCTTGTTGTGAGACATGACAAGTCACTTTCTGTCCTGAGCCTGGCTGTTCTTGTATGACACTGGGGATGATGCTTCCTGCCTCTGTGGGCTGTGGGTCACCTCTCAGCTCGGGCCCGGCGcgtagtaggtgctcagtggTGGAACTGGCACCGTCACATCCTGCTCAGAGGCACAAGAGTCTGAGCAGCTTCCTCCATGCTAAGGGGCTCTGCAAACtgcagagtgccgtgccatggagCTCTGGTATGGACCTGCTGTGGGCAGCTTAACTATCCCACAGCCAGGGAGCCCCTTGGGCCCAGGCTCCCTGGCCGGTGAGCTGGGATGGGGCAGAGATTTAGGAGGGCCTCAGAATATCCCTGTAACCTCCCCCATCCCCGTTCCTAAAGCTCAGCCTCCCCTCTAAACTGTAGGGCTTTCCAAGCTAGGAGAAGAGCGGGAAGGGAGCTCCACCCCCGTTCCTCTGAACAGGTGAGGCCTGGGTGTGTCCAACCACCTCGTCTTGAGCATGAGTTTTGGTCTGCCAAGCTTTTGCTTGTTTGACAAATAACCAGGCTATAGTTATGTAACCCAAGTTAGAAAGTGGTTTTATTAATGACCAACGAGTACACTGCTGTTCATGCAGAGACAGCTAACACCCACGGGCCGCTGGCAGCGTCTCCCAAGGCCAGGAACGCTCTGCTGACTCTCCTTGGGCCCTCACTCCCATGTCCCCTACCCCCCAAGCCCCATCCATCAGCCTAAGCCTCGTCCACACCTGGCCAACCCCCATAGCCTTCGCTGTTCCTTCAGGGGTCACTTCCCGGGGGAAATGTGCCCCCAAAGCAGGTTCTTGTGTTGGCTGCTCCCCCAGAACTGGGCCCTGTCTCTCCAAGCATGTTTGGTGACATCGCGCCTCCTTGGTAACTGACCACTTGGGTCATTTCAGCCTCTGCCAGAGGCAAGCTTCCTGTTGGCCCAGCACCCCCAGGGTCCCAGTGGGCTCTGTGTAAGCCTGTCCTGCCTCTCGACGTCTGATTTCCCCCCAAAGGCCAGAGGGCCACCTGGAGGAGAACTGGGAACCTCACCCCTGCCCCGTCTCTCCCCCCACCTGGCCCTGCCCATCCCTGCTGACCCCCTCGGTGCAAAGAATGGGGCCTCCCTGTCCTCCAGGCGCAAAGCTGTGTTCCTGCAGGGCCCGGACTCATCCACGCTCCCCCCACGGGGACACCAGGTGTGGGGGGGTCCTGGGCTGGGCGGACCCTCTTAGGAGGGACCCTTCCACGGTGGCCTATGCCCCAGCTGCCCCCTCCTGCTTGGCCAACATGCTGGGGGCCCCGCACCGCCTGGGACGGGGCCGGGAGGGGCAGCCAAGGGGTGGGGGGCTCGGGCACGTGGCGGGTGGGGTCTTCATTGTGCTGGGCTGGGTCCGGGGGCCTGGAGACTCCCGATCTTCTCCTCGGCGGCCCTGTCGGGGAGAAGCACCTCCACGGTGTAGCTGACCTTCTTGGCGTACATCAGGCTGTAGGTGTTGTCGAACCTCAGGACATCTGCAGGGACAGACGGGCATCAGGGGGCACTGCCCAGAGGCGAGAGTCCAGCTCGGCCGTGGGAGGCCACGCTGGGCGTCCTCGGGGGCGGGCGGTGAGCGTGGCTGGGACCGTGGGCGAGGCTGGAGGGCCACCACTGCCCAGCCCTGTGCTCACGGCCATCTCCTTGGATGAGGCCTGTGCTAAATAAAGGAATAACAATAACAACCAGCGTGTATTAAGCCccttctgtgtgccaggcatgcCCTTGGCATTGTACAGCTCCCAGATTCCTCCAAGCAGCCCCACGAGGAAGGTACAACTATCCCCCCCCCCATtatatggatgaggaaactgaggccacagAGGCCATACAACTTTCCAACAATCACACAGCAACGAAGGGAAAAGAGCTTGAATTCACTCTTCTGATATTCCAGGCCAAACACCTACTTTTCCCAGAAGAGAGCACTGAAGGAGAAGCCACTGTTTGAACTCTGAGAAGGCATTTCCTTCCTCACCAAGGCTCAAGGTGAGCTCTGGGACATGAAATGAGCCATCCAGACTTCTCTGATCTCCACCCTCCTAACTCTCCTTTTCTACAAAGGTGAACTGGACAACTCAAGGGTTAGGAAAACACTTTCTCTTTCTCCATAGAAAACTGACCTTGGGCTCCCCTTCTCCATCTCTGTTCCCTTAGAAGGTTAATGCTGTTCCTAGGCAATGGCCAAACTGTATGTGGCTTGTGGGTAGCCTTTGAATGAACGAAGCACCTCTTTGGGATTCCCAAGCATGGGGGTCCATGGAACGGGGCAGGTCCCTGCGGGGGCCTCGGAAGCTAAGCCGATGGCTGTCATGAGAAATACTGGCTCTGACCGGCCAGGGCAGCGCCTGCACCCACTGGTGGGATTTCCCTCCTCACACCTGAGATCTCCCTGGGAGGTTCCAAGAAGAACCCCGGGACGGCCGGGCAGCGCCCCGATGAAGGTGCCTGTTCCGAATCCTCCTAAGTGAGGACAAGGTCAAGTGCGGCCTGTTGAACCCCCAGCCAAGCGTGGGCACTGAGGGTGGACACACAGGGAAACGAGGAGTAAGGCTGCGGCGTGTTCCCTGCCACGAAGAACTGGACGGGATTCGACAGTTAGAAGGACATCTCATCCCGGAGATTTCAGAGCCGGCCCGGAGCACAGGCTACGGACAAACGTGGGAGATGATGAAGGAGGCGTTTCAAATCAACAAAGAAAGGAGGAGCTGTTCAGTGCTAAGAGGCCGTCAGTTAATATCTCCCAACAGACTCTGGAATAAATCCCGGATGGAACAACGATCGTTAATATTAGAAACAAAAGCAGGAAAGtgttagaagaaaatgtaaggaaaaataaatagattGTCTTGAGGCAGGAAAGGCTTCCGAGAGAGAACCCAAATGCAGTAGGTATAAAGGAAAGCCCGGTGACACAGCTCTGCTTCCCTTGTTTTACTTACCTGTCTCTTGCCTGGCGAGTCCAGTACTGGGGCTTCGAGCAGCCCATGGCCCCAGCCCTGCGAACCCGGCTCTCGACCTCTACAACGTCCCTCAGCCCTCGTACCCCGATCTAGGGGTCCCTTAGCAGATCTGAGACCCTGGAGCCCACCCCTCCAAGTCCGCGGGGTCTGGGAGCTTATAGGTCCCCCACTTCCTCCCCGAGAGCTGGAAATAGAGGGCGAGATGGTAACAGGCGTCAGCTCATTCCCCGGCGACGAGGAGGGAAGCAGCTCCCGTGACCCTGGGGCACGTACAGACGCCGGCCTGGAGGCAGCGGAGGCTCCCGTCCTCGGGCACCAGGTGCGCGTTGTACCTCTGGCTGGCGAGCACCTCCGTCATCGCGCCCGCCCGCTGCCGCTCCCCCATCTTGGTCTTCAGGAACACCCCGAAGCCGATGTCCCCCCCGTCCGAGGCAAACTGCCACCTGCGGGGGACGGAGCTCCGTGGGTGACCGCCCGCTGGGCTCCGGGGGCCTCCCAGACGTGCCCAGGTGTGGCGCGGCCGCCGTGCCTACCTGAGCACGCAGTCCGGGAACAGGATCTCGTTCTCCACCTGCAGGGAGGAGCCGCGGCCCACGGGCGCCGTGTGCTCGTACTGCACCCTCACCTGCTGGCGCAGGTAGaaggccttgggcacctccccgCCGTAGTTGATCTGTGGGTGAGGGCGGGTGAGCATGAGGCTCCGGCCGTGTCCTCTCGCTCCCCGTCCTCTGGGCGCCCCGTACCTTGGTCAGACACTTGGGGTTGCCATCGGGGTCGGTCATCGTCCCCCCAAACTCTACGGGCAGCTGGTCTGGGCTGATGAACCTCAGTAACTCCTCCTTCCAGTTGCCTGTGAGGGAGCAAGAGGGGCGGCTCCAAGGGGCTTGGGGAGGCTCGACAGAGGGCAGAGGGGCGCTGAGCCCAGGCGGGGGCCCAGCGTGTCCTTGGCTTCCTTTCCTGAGACCACCCGGGAGCGTCACGTGGCCACTTAGGCCACGGTCCGGGGCCCAACGCCCTGTATGAGGCCCTGAATGAAGAGGATGGACTGGGGAGAAGGGGGACCCTCGGCACTGGCCTCTGCTTCCCAGGCGGACACGGAGGTGGGTGCAGCCCGGGGGCCGAGTCACTCACCTCCCAGAATCACCAACTTCCTGCGTGTGTCCTCGCTCATGAATGATTTGACCAGGTTGAAGGCCACGGGGAAGAGTTTGGGGGCTGGAACACATGGAAAGCCCTTGGGAAACTGGACAACAGAGGACTTGGGCCTACAAAGCCATGGCCATGGGAGTTGGCTAGATCTGTGCTTGctgctgtgtgaccctgagctAGTTATtcaccttctctgagcctcactgcTGGTAACTTTAAAATGGAAGCTAAATTAAAGCAATGGGTGCTCAACACATGGCACAGTGCCCAGCTCTCATTCAACTGTGGCCTCCTCCCCTAGCCTGGCTGCAATTTGTTGGAGCAGAAGCTGGTTTTGGCACCGGCCTCATTGATTCCCCAGTGGTGCTTCTTCCTTTACACACTCAAGGTTTTCCCAGCTTGCCTTGGAATCTTCTTGGGTGCAGAGGGTGGTTAGACCTCATGTACCTCCCTAATCACTTAGGCTTTCCAGCACTTTCCGGGGGCCAGGCTCTGTGCTATGTTTTCTCCATAAACCGTCTCATTCAACCTCATAGCTCTCTTATCAGAGGGAGCCACtgcatccccatttcacagatgggtaAACTCAGGCTCAAAGAGGTTAAATAGACTTGCCCAGACTCCCAGAGCTAGACTGGAACTCAGATCATTGGATTGCAAATAGCATGTGGTGACAGCCTTACCATACCTGCCCAAAGTGTGTCCCTCAACCAGTGTGGTCCATGGAACATATTAGCAGTCCATGCCCAGATGAGTAGAGGAAATaatagcaaacatttagaaacttATAACCTATTTGATCTTGCTGCAACACACCAGCCTGTGATTTTGTGTATGACCAGAGTATCCATCTGTGAATGACTggaagtaaacaaacaaaaacaccagctCTTCGCAAGGGATGGTGGGATAAGCGCTCAGCCCGATAGCTTACCCTCTTGACCCGCTCCTGCCCTTGCCTCCCTCCCCAGAAAGTCATTACCTCGCACGACAATTAAGCTCTTCAGCGTCTCTGGATAATTTGCTTCCAGGATGGCAAAAAACTGTGGAGCCAAGATGAGCCTGGTTGGGGTCACACCCCGATACCCCCTGCCCCTGGGTTTCACTGGCCCCACCCCAGGGCATGAATTTCCTCCCCTGGGGAAAAACTCTTGCTCCGaccactgctgggtatagacccagaagagctgagagcagtgacacgggtaaacatctgcacaccgatgttcacactGACACAGTCACGAttcccaaaagttggaaacaacccaggtgcctatcagctgatgaacggataaacaaactgtggtatatacgcGCCATGGAATATTATGTCGTGGTAAGAGGAAATGAAGccgtgaagcatgtgacaacatagatgaacctggaggacaagaCGCTGAGCAAAGccagccagacccaaaaggacaaatactgtatgacttgTGTTATTACTAAATATACTATGTAAACTCACGGAATTAATAATTAGTATGTAGGAcagcagaaaatagaatgaggctagagaatggaaagctggtgGTTAATCGGTGCTGAATtgtttaaaaggttgtttgtaaatctttggaaatgaatggaaatggtaagAGCACATCATGGGGTTTGTGACTGGCAGAGCTGTTACAGGGGTGTGACagcggttgaaagggaaaatctaaggacatgtatattaccagaaggaaagctaaaaaatgtaacttgggactgtataacagagcgaaacctcatgtaaaatacaaatatgggtgatatggcatatataagtctgtttttacaaaatataaataccaaaaaaaaacgagagagaaggaaacagaaaagtaGTTACAGATGGCAGGGGATGcctacagagattgagaggtgatgagttttgttcgcttgtttatttattattattattactattattggaataatgaaaatgctctggaaaggactggggtgatgaatgcacaactatgtgattataccagataccactgattgtacacttgggtggatttatgctttgttaatatggatcaataaaattgatttgttaaaacaaaaacaaaaaaacaacctctTGCCCCTCTTTCTCCTCGGACAGTAGTCCGCAGGCAGGGTGCCCTGGCTGCTCTGAGGGCACCCTGCTCCTCCATGGCCCCCTACTGGCCTGGGGGCCTTGGCCCCCGGCCGCGAGCCGGCTGCCCGCTTACCTGCTGGTAGACCTCCACCGCCGGCTTCCACAGGTGTTTCAGGCTCAGCCCCTCCATGTCAAACACCATCAGCACCGTCTCGATCCTCCTGCCCAGCTGCACGGACGGAACAGATACCTCGGTCGGACAACGGGCCCAGGAGACCCTGGCCAGAGAGACTCTGAtgcccccagcacctcctaaagggAGGGAGCCCATCTGGGTTCTGGGAGACGGCACATCCGTGCCCACGCCCAGTCTGGGGTTCCGTGCTGTTATCACACTGTTTACCCAGCTCTAGTGCCTGGAAAGACAATCCTAGAATTAAAGACGTTACTCAGGACTCATTGGGTATCTTTCCATACAATATTATCCTCTGGCAGCCAGGGTTCTGCAGTCCATGGCTGGATGCAAGCCAGAGTTGTGCTGCTTGttggctgtgtggccttgggtgaGTTTTCAACTCCTCTGAGCCCTTAATTTCCaactctgtaaaatggggataatttttttttctgttttttgtttgattattattattaaaataatggga
Protein-coding regions in this window:
- the LOC101415171 gene encoding SEC14-like protein 4 isoform X3, producing MFRKHVEFRKQQDLDNILTWQPPEVIRLYDSGGLCGCDYEGCPVWFDIIGTLDPKGLLLSASKQELIRKRVQACERLLRECELQSEKLGRRIETVLMVFDMEGLSLKHLWKPAVEVYQQFFAILEANYPETLKSLIVVRAPKLFPVAFNLVKSFMSEDTRRKLVILGGNWKEELLRFISPDQLPVEFGGTMTDPDGNPKCLTKINYGGEVPKAFYLRQQVRVQYEHTAPVGRGSSLQVENEILFPDCVLRWQFASDGGDIGFGVFLKTKMGERQRAGAMTEVLASQRYNAHLVPEDGSLRCLQAGVYVLRFDNTYSLMYAKKVSYTVEVLLPDRAAEEKIGSLQAPGPSPAQ
- the LOC101415171 gene encoding SEC14-like protein 4 isoform X1 — protein: MSGQVGDLSSQQQEALARVRHIFRENLRDVLPTLPKADDHFLLRWLRARDFDLQKSENMFRKHVEFRKQQDLDNILTWQPPEVIRLYDSGGLCGCDYEGCPVWFDIIGTLDPKGLLLSASKQELIRKRVQACERLLRECELQSEKLGRRIETVLMVFDMEGLSLKHLWKPAVEVYQQFFAILEANYPETLKSLIVVRAPKLFPVAFNLVKSFMSEDTRRKLVILGGNWKEELLRFISPDQLPVEFGGTMTDPDGNPKCLTKINYGGEVPKAFYLRQQVRVQYEHTAPVGRGSSLQVENEILFPDCVLRWQFASDGGDIGFGVFLKTKMGERQRAGAMTEVLASQRYNAHLVPEDGSLRCLQAGVYVLRFDNTYSLMYAKKVSYTVEVLLPDRAAEEKIGSLQAPGPSPAQ
- the LOC101415171 gene encoding SEC14-like protein 4 isoform X2 codes for the protein MSGQVGDLSSQQQEALARFRENLRDVLPTLPKADDHFLLRWLRARDFDLQKSENMFRKHVEFRKQQDLDNILTWQPPEVIRLYDSGGLCGCDYEGCPVWFDIIGTLDPKGLLLSASKQELIRKRVQACERLLRECELQSEKLGRRIETVLMVFDMEGLSLKHLWKPAVEVYQQFFAILEANYPETLKSLIVVRAPKLFPVAFNLVKSFMSEDTRRKLVILGGNWKEELLRFISPDQLPVEFGGTMTDPDGNPKCLTKINYGGEVPKAFYLRQQVRVQYEHTAPVGRGSSLQVENEILFPDCVLRWQFASDGGDIGFGVFLKTKMGERQRAGAMTEVLASQRYNAHLVPEDGSLRCLQAGVYVLRFDNTYSLMYAKKVSYTVEVLLPDRAAEEKIGSLQAPGPSPAQ